A region from the Paenibacillus humicola genome encodes:
- a CDS encoding polysaccharide pyruvyl transferase family protein — translation MNPIFYVGWIGFGNIGDDLMWRLFRDTSRSLAHLQSRSIVPSMPGIDLTAVDEYDAVVLGGGSLLIPGYVDVLYHALKQGKRIAIWGSGSDWISKADMNALLNESGSPLEAAFSAAYKKKLRLLFEHAVFAGVRGPLTKRLLVELGVNPATIETAGDPGLLLTADHLDPPSDSEMWTDGEQVIGINWGTSYDRIYGEREQAVEDELAKAALQWVLKGYQIYIYTVWEPDRPSCLRLFEKIGIPEHVRVVPRTYREHDLMRIIRRCAFTVNFKLHANVMSAAAEVPYLALGYRFKTFDFAASLEHSQYVLSTDSPDLSGQLIKRKNAIDRQRNSYLHQLKGNLAMYREPLQRPFHDGW, via the coding sequence ATGAATCCTATATTCTATGTCGGCTGGATCGGCTTCGGTAATATCGGCGACGATTTAATGTGGCGTCTTTTTCGAGATACATCGCGTTCGCTGGCGCATCTGCAGAGCCGCAGCATCGTACCTTCGATGCCGGGTATCGATTTGACGGCGGTCGATGAATACGATGCGGTCGTGCTGGGAGGCGGGTCGCTGCTTATTCCCGGTTATGTGGACGTCCTTTACCATGCGCTGAAGCAGGGCAAACGCATTGCGATATGGGGAAGCGGCTCCGATTGGATAAGCAAGGCGGACATGAATGCGCTGCTGAACGAATCCGGTTCTCCGCTCGAAGCGGCATTCTCCGCCGCCTACAAAAAAAAGCTGAGGCTGCTGTTTGAGCACGCGGTATTCGCCGGTGTCCGGGGACCGTTAACCAAACGGCTGCTGGTGGAGCTTGGCGTCAATCCGGCAACAATCGAAACGGCAGGGGATCCGGGCCTGCTGCTCACGGCGGATCATCTCGATCCGCCGTCCGATTCGGAGATGTGGACAGACGGCGAGCAGGTGATCGGCATCAACTGGGGGACCTCCTACGACCGGATCTATGGAGAGCGGGAGCAGGCCGTAGAAGACGAATTGGCAAAAGCCGCGCTCCAGTGGGTATTGAAGGGGTATCAAATCTACATCTATACCGTATGGGAGCCCGACCGGCCGTCCTGCCTTCGCCTTTTCGAGAAAATCGGAATCCCCGAGCACGTCCGCGTCGTTCCCCGGACCTATCGGGAGCACGACCTCATGCGCATCATCCGGCGATGCGCGTTTACCGTTAACTTCAAGCTGCATGCAAACGTCATGTCCGCCGCGGCCGAGGTCCCTTACCTGGCGCTCGGATACCGGTTCAAGACCTTTGATTTCGCGGCCTCGCTTGAACACTCCCAATATGTCCTATCGACCGATTCGCCCGATCTGTCCGGGCAGCTGATCAAACGGAAGAACGCGATCGACAGGCAGCGAAACTCCTATCTTCACCAATTGAAAGGCAATTTGGCCATGTACAGGGAGCCGCTGCAGCGTCCTTTTCACGATGGGTGGTAG
- a CDS encoding glycosyltransferase family 2 protein, giving the protein MNSERLSGRVSFVVPCYNCSAYVKECLDSLILQTYEDIEIIAVDDGSTDATWETIEQWKTGAPRKNPFFDIRNRFVALRLPRNCGYSGAMTTAMYLARGEFIATQDADDLSHAQRIEHQVNAMLQRPELGAVGTSYHYFRDGRFDSPERECWLKYGMDNIKASYDNGLHCVCHGTLLFRASLFDRLGGLTRRLPGAEDYEHIAHFIAAGERIDNLNLPLYYYRIHDKQRSHEYYG; this is encoded by the coding sequence ATGAACAGTGAACGTCTTTCGGGCCGTGTCAGCTTCGTGGTGCCGTGTTATAACTGCAGCGCTTATGTAAAGGAATGCTTGGACAGTTTGATCCTGCAGACGTATGAAGATATCGAAATCATCGCGGTGGATGACGGGTCAACCGACGCGACCTGGGAAACGATCGAGCAGTGGAAAACCGGGGCCCCCCGCAAAAATCCTTTCTTTGATATCCGTAACCGGTTTGTCGCTCTAAGGCTGCCGCGAAACTGCGGGTATTCCGGCGCGATGACGACCGCTATGTATCTGGCCCGCGGAGAGTTTATCGCCACGCAGGATGCGGACGATTTATCCCATGCGCAGCGCATCGAGCACCAAGTGAATGCGATGCTGCAAAGACCGGAGCTGGGCGCGGTCGGCACTTCTTATCACTATTTTCGCGACGGCCGCTTCGACTCGCCCGAACGGGAATGCTGGCTCAAATACGGCATGGACAACATCAAAGCCTCTTACGATAACGGCCTTCATTGCGTATGCCACGGCACCCTTTTATTTCGCGCTTCGCTCTTCGATCGGCTGGGCGGGCTCACCAGGAGATTGCCGGGTGCGGAGGATTACGAACATATCGCCCATTTCATCGCGGCCGGCGAGCGAATCGATAATTTAAACCTGCCCCTTTATTATTATCGGATCCACGACAAACAGCGGTCTCATGAGTACTACGGGTAA
- a CDS encoding polysaccharide pyruvyl transferase family protein, which translates to MTNILYLGEIGYRNAGDDVMWELFRRYANQYLNENATVTAAIQNEKMDLAPFDSVVLGGGSLIAPSYISFLYNAMMKNKPVSIWGSGLDKLAGRVGLTCLLRNKPIPASLISQDTKDKITAILNGAQFASVRGPLSHSFLCQLGADPVKLRIGGDPAFLLKPEDAADTFPGERILSRNQAYVGINWGTANNQIYGKNEAYVEDQLALAAKFLINKGYRILMIVVWPKDIPSTERLMDKINMPGKVHLIDSFSPYEHLAAMKLCRFTINFKLHASIFSAVMRVPFIALGYRFKVFDFGASIASLPFVIPTDSPKILGDIVRLTGEIEKDRPSLIRSMDKELRRYDGRLTDKFFHSLNKE; encoded by the coding sequence TTGACCAACATTTTATATTTAGGAGAGATCGGATACCGAAATGCCGGCGACGATGTCATGTGGGAACTATTCCGGCGTTATGCGAATCAGTACTTAAACGAAAACGCGACTGTCACGGCTGCCATACAGAATGAGAAGATGGACCTTGCGCCCTTCGATTCCGTCGTGCTTGGCGGGGGCTCGCTGATCGCGCCGTCTTATATCTCGTTCTTATATAATGCGATGATGAAGAACAAACCCGTATCGATATGGGGATCCGGGCTGGACAAATTGGCCGGAAGAGTCGGTCTCACCTGTCTTCTTCGCAATAAACCGATTCCAGCCAGCCTGATTTCGCAGGATACGAAGGATAAAATCACAGCCATTCTAAACGGCGCGCAATTCGCTTCCGTACGCGGTCCTCTCAGCCACTCGTTCCTCTGTCAATTGGGCGCGGACCCCGTGAAATTGCGTATCGGCGGGGATCCGGCATTTCTGTTGAAGCCCGAGGACGCCGCGGATACGTTTCCCGGAGAGCGGATCTTAAGCCGTAACCAAGCCTATGTCGGAATCAATTGGGGCACCGCCAACAACCAGATCTATGGAAAAAACGAAGCTTACGTCGAGGATCAGCTGGCCCTTGCCGCGAAATTTTTGATTAACAAAGGTTACCGGATTCTGATGATCGTCGTCTGGCCGAAGGATATCCCTTCGACCGAGCGGCTTATGGACAAAATCAATATGCCGGGCAAGGTTCATCTGATCGATTCGTTTTCGCCTTACGAGCATTTGGCCGCCATGAAGCTGTGCAGGTTTACGATCAATTTCAAGCTTCATGCGAGCATTTTTTCCGCCGTGATGAGAGTCCCGTTCATTGCTTTGGGGTATCGTTTCAAAGTATTCGACTTCGGCGCTTCGATTGCCTCTCTGCCGTTTGTCATCCCGACCGATTCGCCGAAGATACTGGGAGACATCGTGCGGCTGACCGGAGAAATCGAGAAGGATCGTCCGAGCCTGATCCGTTCCATGGATAAAGAACTGAGAAGGTATGACGGCAGGTTGACGGACAAATTTTTCCATTCCCTGAATAAGGAGTAA
- a CDS encoding LysR family transcriptional regulator yields the protein MDNRLLEYFMAVCEEMHFTRAAEKLGISQPTLSQQIRLLERRLEAPLFHRIGKKIYLSEAGTILRKHGLKVFGELAQAQAAINELRGMKRGRLRIGCSGNHLLLPAIRSFHALYPDVELSVTQLATERTIDLLLHHKIDLGIVFLPIEDEQLESFPLYREQLQLAVSREHELAGEPSVPLRRLQHVPVTLMQRNYYVRQMFDKCCEEAGFAVTPILELSTLDTMLQAAKFGIGAAVLPKSYVETVRDDDVRIIPIVEPVPEEPIGVVYPKGLFMCTSIDTFISLLRAEFAETDLARTGA from the coding sequence ATGGACAACCGGCTGCTGGAATATTTTATGGCGGTTTGCGAGGAAATGCATTTTACGAGAGCCGCGGAAAAGCTGGGGATCAGCCAGCCGACGCTGAGCCAGCAAATCCGGCTTCTCGAACGGCGGCTTGAAGCGCCGCTGTTTCACCGGATCGGCAAAAAAATCTATTTGTCCGAAGCCGGCACCATTTTGCGCAAGCACGGCCTGAAGGTATTCGGCGAGCTGGCCCAAGCGCAGGCGGCCATCAACGAGCTGCGCGGCATGAAGCGCGGCCGGCTGCGCATCGGCTGCTCCGGCAACCATCTGCTGCTGCCGGCGATCCGCTCGTTCCACGCGCTGTACCCGGATGTCGAGCTGTCGGTCACGCAGCTCGCGACCGAGCGGACGATCGACCTGCTGCTTCATCATAAAATCGATCTCGGCATCGTGTTTCTGCCTATCGAGGACGAGCAGCTGGAGAGCTTCCCGCTTTACCGGGAGCAGCTGCAGCTTGCCGTCTCCCGGGAGCATGAACTGGCCGGCGAACCATCGGTGCCGCTGCGGCGGCTGCAGCATGTGCCGGTCACGCTGATGCAGCGGAACTATTACGTCCGGCAGATGTTTGACAAGTGCTGCGAGGAAGCCGGCTTCGCCGTGACGCCTATCCTGGAGCTGTCTACGCTCGATACGATGCTGCAAGCGGCAAAATTCGGCATCGGCGCGGCCGTTCTGCCGAAATCGTACGTCGAAACGGTCCGCGACGACGACGTCCGCATCATTCCGATCGTCGAACCGGTCCCCGAGGAGCCGATCGGCGTCGTCTATCCGAAAGGGCTGTTTATGTGCACGTCCATCGATACGTTTATTTCGCTCCTGCGGGCGGAATTTGCGGAAACGGACCTTGCGCGTACAGGCGCCTGA
- a CDS encoding CgeB family protein, translated as MTASGRGSILMCYGKTPYTPGRFLEDALRRIGLHVDVIEDLANFSYIDTNRYCAVLFVESPSRPKVRVKNIHLVKIPKLFWIHHGENRLAANQEMCSWYKPDLMLMSHSLHLASHFPVPVRFFPFGVDPHIYYSTKPYRDRKVDVAFVGGKSSMYRQREISLRLIETLFGGDKTLSLRSSCFLHQLGQLYGDSKIVFNQTADRIKSFNMRIFEGMGCGALLLTDHTPEQAKLFKDGVHLVVYSSMEDLYEKLDYYLYHPDEAQKIARSGQSYVLASQTYDQRALQLLKWVRKL; from the coding sequence ATGACTGCTTCGGGCCGAGGGTCCATACTGATGTGTTATGGAAAAACCCCTTATACGCCAGGCCGTTTCCTGGAGGACGCCCTGCGCAGGATCGGGCTGCATGTCGATGTGATCGAAGACCTGGCCAACTTTTCGTATATCGATACCAACCGATACTGCGCGGTCTTATTTGTCGAAAGCCCTTCCCGTCCCAAAGTGCGCGTCAAAAACATTCATCTGGTGAAAATTCCGAAGCTATTCTGGATTCATCACGGAGAAAACCGCCTTGCCGCCAATCAAGAAATGTGCAGCTGGTATAAACCGGACCTTATGCTCATGTCGCATTCGCTGCATCTGGCTTCTCATTTTCCCGTTCCCGTCCGGTTTTTTCCGTTTGGAGTGGATCCGCATATTTATTATTCAACCAAGCCCTACCGCGACCGGAAGGTCGACGTCGCTTTTGTAGGCGGTAAAAGCAGCATGTATCGGCAGCGCGAGATCAGTCTCCGTTTAATTGAAACCTTGTTTGGAGGCGATAAAACGTTATCGCTCCGGTCCAGTTGTTTTCTTCATCAATTGGGTCAGCTTTACGGAGACTCCAAAATTGTTTTCAATCAGACGGCCGATCGCATCAAATCGTTTAATATGCGCATTTTTGAAGGCATGGGGTGCGGCGCGCTGCTGTTAACGGATCATACGCCGGAACAAGCGAAATTGTTTAAAGACGGCGTCCATCTCGTCGTCTACAGTTCGATGGAGGATTTATACGAAAAACTGGATTATTATTTATATCATCCGGATGAGGCGCAGAAGATTGCCCGCAGCGGTCAAAGCTATGTCCTAGCTTCGCAAACCTACGATCAACGCGCACTTCAGCTGCTCAAATGGGTCCGGAAATTATAA